The following proteins are encoded in a genomic region of Triticum dicoccoides isolate Atlit2015 ecotype Zavitan chromosome 1B, WEW_v2.0, whole genome shotgun sequence:
- the LOC119349310 gene encoding histone H2B.2-like has translation MAPKADKKPVAENKVEKAAEKTPAGKKPKAEKRLPAGKTASKEAGGEGKTRGRKKGSKAKKGVETYKIYIFKVLKQVHPDIGISSKAMSIMNSFINDIFEKLAGESAKLARYNKKPTITSREIQTSVRLVLPGELAKHAVSEGTKAVTKFTSS, from the coding sequence ATGGCCCCCAAGGCAGACAAGAAGCCCGTCGCCGAGAACAAGGTCGAGAAGGCGGCGGAGAAGACCCCCGCGGGCAAGAAGCCCAAGGCCGAGAAGCGGCTGCCGGCGGGCAAGACGGCGTCcaaggaggccggcggcgaggggaAGACCCGGGGCAGGAAGAAGGGCAGCAAGGCCAAGAAGGGCGTGGAGACGTACAAGATCTACATCTTCAAGGTGCTGAAGCAGGTCCACCCCGACATCGGCATCTCCTCCAAGGCCATGTCcatcatgaactccttcatcaacgACATCTTCGAGAAGCTCGCCGGCGAGTCCGCCAAGCTCGCGAGGTACAACAAGAAGCCCACCATCACCTCCCGGGAGATCCAGACCTCCGTCCGCCTCGTGCTCCCCGGCGAGCTCGCCAAGCACGCCGTCTCCGAGGGCACCAAGGCCGTCACCAAGTTCACATCCTCCTAG